A window from Primulina huaijiensis isolate GDHJ02 chromosome 11, ASM1229523v2, whole genome shotgun sequence encodes these proteins:
- the LOC140988236 gene encoding peptidyl-prolyl cis-trans isomerase FKBP42-like isoform X2 translates to MVELEERPEPSPDQDGDDEIVAEGASVVHGELPQDDSGPPKVSSAVEVLHVKVTKQIIKEGRGQKPSKYSTCFMHYRAWTESTKHKFEDTWYEQQPLELILGKEKKEKTGLAIGISSMKSGERALLNVGWELGYGKEGNFSFPNVPPMADIVYEVELIGFDETKEGKARSDMTVEERIGAADRRKMDGNELFKEDKLEEAMQQYEMAIAYMGDDFMFQLFGKYRDMAMAVKNPCHLNMAACLIKLKRYDEAIAQCGIVLAEDENNVKALFRRGKARAELGQTHAAREDFMKARKFAPEDKAITKELRLLAEDDKAVYQKQKELYKGLFGARPDPKPESKNWLVLIWYWLLSLFRQLFKKERQKAD, encoded by the exons ATGGTGGAATTGGAGGAGCGGCCCGAGCCATCACCAG ATCAAGATGGTGATGATGAAATTGTTGCTGAAGGTGCCTCAGTTGTGCATGGTGAACTTCCTCAAGATGACAGTGGCCCCCCTAAGGTTAGTTCTGCTGTGGAAGTTCTCCATGTGAAAGTGACAAAGCAAATTATAAAGGAGGGCCGTGGTCAGAAGCCATCAAAATATTCAACATGCTTCA TGCACTACAGGGCATGGACTGAAAGCACCAAACACAAGTTTGAAGATACATGGTATGAACAGCAACCCCTTGAGCTTATCCTAGGCAAAG AGAAAAAAGAGAAGACTGGGCTGGCTATTGGAATTTCTAGCATGAAATCTGGAGAACGTGCATTGCTTAATGTTGGTTGGGAACTAGGATATGGAAAAGAAGGAAATTTTTCTTTTCCAAATGTTCCACCAATGGCAGATATTGTGTATGAAGTTGAACTAATTGGTTTTGATGAAACCAAAGAA GGAAAAGCCCGCAGTGACATGACAGTAGAAGAGAGAATTGGTGCGGCAGATCGAAGAAAGATGGATGGGAATGAGCTGTTCAAAGAGGATAAATTGGAGGAGGCAATGCAGCAGTATGAAATG GCCATAGCATACATGGGAGATGACTTCATGTTCCAGTTGTTTGGGAAGTACCGTGATATGGCTATGGCAGTAAAAAATCCTTGCCACCTTAATATGGCAGCCTGCTTGATAAAGCTCAAGCGCTATGATGAAGCTATTGCCCAATGTGGTATT GTGTTGGCCGAGGATGAGAACAATGTCAAAGCATTGTTTCGACGTGGCAAGGCTAGAGCGGAACTTGGGCAGACACATGCTGCTCGTGAAGACTTCATGAAGGCCCGAAAATTTGCCCCTGAAGACAAAGCAATAACAAAAGAGTTGCGCCTGCTAGCCGAAGATGACAAAGCTGTTTATCAGAAACAGAAGGAGCTCTACAAGGGATTATTTGGAGCACGTCCAGATCCCAAACCAGAATCGAAAAATTGGCTGGTTTTGATTTGGTATTGGTTGCTGTCATTGTTCCGTCAACTTTTCAAGAAAGAGAGACAGAAGGCCGACTGA
- the LOC140988236 gene encoding peptidyl-prolyl cis-trans isomerase FKBP42-like isoform X1, with protein sequence MVELEERPEPSPGNQDGDDEIVAEGASVVHGELPQDDSGPPKVSSAVEVLHVKVTKQIIKEGRGQKPSKYSTCFMHYRAWTESTKHKFEDTWYEQQPLELILGKEKKEKTGLAIGISSMKSGERALLNVGWELGYGKEGNFSFPNVPPMADIVYEVELIGFDETKEGKARSDMTVEERIGAADRRKMDGNELFKEDKLEEAMQQYEMAIAYMGDDFMFQLFGKYRDMAMAVKNPCHLNMAACLIKLKRYDEAIAQCGIVLAEDENNVKALFRRGKARAELGQTHAAREDFMKARKFAPEDKAITKELRLLAEDDKAVYQKQKELYKGLFGARPDPKPESKNWLVLIWYWLLSLFRQLFKKERQKAD encoded by the exons ATGGTGGAATTGGAGGAGCGGCCCGAGCCATCACCAGGTA ATCAAGATGGTGATGATGAAATTGTTGCTGAAGGTGCCTCAGTTGTGCATGGTGAACTTCCTCAAGATGACAGTGGCCCCCCTAAGGTTAGTTCTGCTGTGGAAGTTCTCCATGTGAAAGTGACAAAGCAAATTATAAAGGAGGGCCGTGGTCAGAAGCCATCAAAATATTCAACATGCTTCA TGCACTACAGGGCATGGACTGAAAGCACCAAACACAAGTTTGAAGATACATGGTATGAACAGCAACCCCTTGAGCTTATCCTAGGCAAAG AGAAAAAAGAGAAGACTGGGCTGGCTATTGGAATTTCTAGCATGAAATCTGGAGAACGTGCATTGCTTAATGTTGGTTGGGAACTAGGATATGGAAAAGAAGGAAATTTTTCTTTTCCAAATGTTCCACCAATGGCAGATATTGTGTATGAAGTTGAACTAATTGGTTTTGATGAAACCAAAGAA GGAAAAGCCCGCAGTGACATGACAGTAGAAGAGAGAATTGGTGCGGCAGATCGAAGAAAGATGGATGGGAATGAGCTGTTCAAAGAGGATAAATTGGAGGAGGCAATGCAGCAGTATGAAATG GCCATAGCATACATGGGAGATGACTTCATGTTCCAGTTGTTTGGGAAGTACCGTGATATGGCTATGGCAGTAAAAAATCCTTGCCACCTTAATATGGCAGCCTGCTTGATAAAGCTCAAGCGCTATGATGAAGCTATTGCCCAATGTGGTATT GTGTTGGCCGAGGATGAGAACAATGTCAAAGCATTGTTTCGACGTGGCAAGGCTAGAGCGGAACTTGGGCAGACACATGCTGCTCGTGAAGACTTCATGAAGGCCCGAAAATTTGCCCCTGAAGACAAAGCAATAACAAAAGAGTTGCGCCTGCTAGCCGAAGATGACAAAGCTGTTTATCAGAAACAGAAGGAGCTCTACAAGGGATTATTTGGAGCACGTCCAGATCCCAAACCAGAATCGAAAAATTGGCTGGTTTTGATTTGGTATTGGTTGCTGTCATTGTTCCGTCAACTTTTCAAGAAAGAGAGACAGAAGGCCGACTGA